The following nucleotide sequence is from Mycobacterium sp. Z3061.
ACTATCACGATCAACCGTCCGGACCGGCTCAACGCCACCGACGATCTCACCCGTACCGAGCTGGGTATGGCTTGGGCGCAGGTTCGCGACGATCCGAACATCCGGGTAGCCATCATCACCGGTGCCGGTGACCGCGCATTCTCGGCCGGCCAAGACATCCAAGCCACCGCCGCGAACGGCATCCGGAACAAAGTGCCGGGCTCCCGTTTGCACCACAATGTGTGGAAGCCGGTCATATGTGCCTTGAATGGCATGGTGGTCGGTGGCGGCCTGCATCAGGTGGCGGACGCGGACCTGATCATCGCGGCCGAACATGCCGAGCTGATCGACACCCACCTGCGGGTCGGCAACGTCTTCGCCCTCGAGCCGGCGGTACTGCTGCGCAGGATGCCGCTGTCGATGGTGATGCAGCTCGCGCTGATGACCAAACAGGGTCGCATCAGCGCGCAGCGGGCCTTCGAGATCGGTTTGATCAACGAGGTCGTACCGGCAGATCAGCTGCAACGGCGCGCACGAGAGATCGCGCTGGAGATCACCAAGCTCTCACCGGCCACCGTCCAGGCTTCCATCAAGGCGATGTGGACCAGTCTCGACGTCGGCCTGCACGCGGCCAATGACGTCGCGTACCGGTACGTGCTGCAACACCAGTTGACCCACCCCGACTACCGGGAGGGAATGGTCGCGTTCGCCGAGAAGCGCGAACCTCGCTGGGTGGTGGAGTAGCGCCGAAATGACGGAATCTGCCCGGGTTTTCAGCTACGATGCGTTGCCGTACCCACCAGTTGTTCCGGCGATGCTGGCCCACATGACCACCGCTTACGGCGACAACGATTTCATTGTCACCGCGGTCGGCGGCGGTCGCACCGCTCGGATTACCTACGCGCAGGCGGAAACCCGATCGGCCGAGATGGCACGCCGGCTGCTCGCAGCTGGAGTCACCAAGGGTGTCCGGGTGGGCATACTCGCGCCCAACGGGCCCGACTTCGCGGTCGCGCTTCTCGCCGTCACTCGGATCGGCGCCGTTGCGGTGCCGATCAACACCTTCTTTCAGCCCCCGGAGCTCGGCTGGGTGCTGCGCGATGCCGACGTCCACACCCTGCTGGTAGTGGACACAATCCTCGGCAAGGACATGCTCGCCCGATTCGTCGAGGCAGCCGGCGGTGCAGTGCTCCCTAACGAACGACTGCCGCACCTGCGCAATGCCTTTCCGCTCACCCACAGTGCGAGGAGCTGGCCGAGCCGGTGGCCTGAGCCGGTCGTCGAAGGGCTGCTGCGCGCAGCTGAGTCGACCGTGCGCCCCTCCGATGACCTGGTCATCATCTACACCTCGGGTAGCACGTCGGACCCCAAAGGGATCATCCATACACACGCCACCGCGATCACCCACTCCCGATTCATTGCGACGCAGCATGAATGGCAGCCGTGGGACCGGGTTTACATTCCGATGGCGTTCTTCTGGGTCGGTGGTCTGATCTTCGGCTTGCTCGGGCC
It contains:
- a CDS encoding enoyl-CoA hydratase-related protein; this encodes MELKRILFEVSEQIATITINRPDRLNATDDLTRTELGMAWAQVRDDPNIRVAIITGAGDRAFSAGQDIQATAANGIRNKVPGSRLHHNVWKPVICALNGMVVGGGLHQVADADLIIAAEHAELIDTHLRVGNVFALEPAVLLRRMPLSMVMQLALMTKQGRISAQRAFEIGLINEVVPADQLQRRAREIALEITKLSPATVQASIKAMWTSLDVGLHAANDVAYRYVLQHQLTHPDYREGMVAFAEKREPRWVVE